A genomic stretch from Acidimicrobiales bacterium includes:
- a CDS encoding sigma-70 family RNA polymerase sigma factor — protein MMRSDERFDEIYSAHRDDLYRLAVLICGDRARSEDAVADVFARVLPRWRRGTVLDHPRSYLRRALVNELTGGFRRRALERRVAARQWGDDRGGSTMEAQVDEHDVLQAALLRLPMAQRAVLVLRFYADLGEAETARLLKVSPGTVKSRTARALARLRVLLDEETIDA, from the coding sequence GGTTCGACGAGATCTACTCGGCGCACCGCGACGACCTCTACCGCCTGGCGGTGCTCATCTGCGGCGACCGCGCCCGCAGCGAGGACGCCGTCGCCGACGTGTTCGCCAGGGTGCTGCCCCGCTGGCGGCGGGGCACGGTGCTCGACCACCCCCGGTCGTACCTGCGACGGGCCCTGGTCAACGAGCTGACCGGCGGCTTCCGGCGCCGGGCACTGGAGCGCCGCGTCGCCGCCCGCCAGTGGGGCGACGACCGCGGCGGCTCGACCATGGAGGCTCAGGTCGACGAGCACGACGTCCTGCAGGCCGCGCTGCTGCGCCTGCCCATGGCCCAGCGTGCGGTGCTGGTGCTGCGCTTCTACGCCGACCTCGGCGAGGCCGAGACGGCCCGGCTGCTGAAGGTGTCGCCGGGCACCGTGAAGTCCCGGACGGCGCGGGCGCTGGCCCGCCTGCGCGTCCTGCTCGACGAGGAGACGATCGATGCCTGA